Proteins found in one Clostridium kluyveri DSM 555 genomic segment:
- a CDS encoding zinc-ribbon domain-containing protein, whose product MTDKTIVCKDCGKEFIFTEGEQEFYKEKGFENDPVRCIDCRRKRKAEKNKMRPR is encoded by the coding sequence ATGACAGACAAGACAATTGTATGTAAAGATTGTGGAAAAGAATTTATATTCACAGAAGGTGAACAGGAATTCTACAAAGAAAAAGGATTTGAAAATGATCCTGTAAGATGTATAGACTGTAGAAGAAAAAGAAAAGCTGAAAAAAATAAAATGAGACCTAGATAA
- the tyrS gene encoding tyrosine--tRNA ligase, protein MANVYDILLERGYIKQITHEDEVRELLGKEKVTFYIGFDPTADSLHIGHFLQMMVMSHMQKAGHKPIALLGGGTAMIGDPTGKTDMRKMLSREQIQHNADCFKKQFSKFIDFEDEKAIMANNADWLMNLNYVNFLREIGVHFSVNKMLTAECFKQRMEKGLTFLEFNYMLMQGYDFLELNRRYGCTFQMGGDDQWANIIAGVNLIRKKERKPAFGMTFTLLTKSDGKKMGKTEGGAIWLDKEKTSPYDFYQYWRNVDDADVEKCLLLLTFLPMDEVKRLSSLPGEKINEAKKVLAYEVTKIIHGEKEAQMAKEAAEALFSGGESLNNVPTIELDESSLGCSVVELLVDIHILPSKSEARRLIKQNGLTINGEKVTDSELKVTKDHFKNGELLIRRGKKNYNRIIIK, encoded by the coding sequence TTGGCTAACGTTTATGACATATTATTAGAACGTGGTTACATAAAACAAATTACTCATGAAGATGAAGTAAGAGAATTATTAGGAAAGGAAAAGGTAACATTTTATATAGGATTTGATCCTACAGCAGATAGTTTGCATATAGGACATTTTCTACAGATGATGGTTATGTCCCATATGCAAAAAGCAGGGCATAAACCTATAGCTTTGCTTGGGGGAGGAACTGCAATGATTGGTGATCCCACAGGAAAGACTGATATGAGAAAAATGTTATCACGAGAACAGATACAGCATAATGCTGATTGTTTTAAAAAGCAGTTTTCTAAGTTTATAGATTTTGAAGATGAAAAAGCTATAATGGCAAATAACGCAGATTGGCTTATGAATTTAAATTATGTTAATTTTCTGAGAGAAATAGGGGTGCATTTTTCTGTAAATAAAATGCTTACGGCGGAATGCTTTAAGCAGAGAATGGAAAAAGGATTAACTTTTCTTGAATTTAATTATATGTTAATGCAGGGATATGACTTTTTAGAATTAAACAGAAGATACGGATGTACATTCCAAATGGGAGGAGACGACCAGTGGGCAAATATAATAGCAGGGGTAAATCTGATTAGAAAAAAGGAGAGAAAACCTGCTTTTGGAATGACTTTTACACTTTTAACCAAAAGTGACGGCAAGAAGATGGGAAAAACTGAAGGAGGAGCTATATGGCTGGATAAGGAAAAAACATCTCCTTATGACTTCTATCAGTATTGGAGAAATGTAGATGATGCAGATGTGGAAAAATGCCTTTTGCTTTTAACTTTTCTTCCTATGGATGAGGTAAAAAGACTGTCATCTCTTCCAGGAGAAAAAATAAATGAGGCTAAAAAAGTACTTGCCTATGAGGTTACTAAAATTATACATGGTGAGAAAGAGGCTCAAATGGCTAAAGAAGCGGCAGAAGCTTTATTTTCTGGAGGAGAAAGCTTAAATAATGTACCAACCATAGAATTGGATGAGAGTAGTTTAGGATGCTCTGTAGTTGAATTATTGGTTGATATTCACATATTACCGTCAAAAAGTGAAGCAAGAAGACTTATAAAACAAAATGGACTTACTATAAATGGTGAAAAAGTAACGGATTCAGAGCTAAAGGTTACAAAGGACCATTTTAAAAATGGAGAATTGCTTATAAGGAGAGGTAAGAAAAATTATAATAGAATTATAATTAAGTAA
- the tsaE gene encoding tRNA (adenosine(37)-N6)-threonylcarbamoyltransferase complex ATPase subunit type 1 TsaE has protein sequence MEFTLNSVEDTVKLGEKLGNLLNPGDVICLIGDLGTGKTYFAKGIAKGLEIKEPITSPTFTIVNEYRGRLKLHHFDVYRVNDIEDLLSLGFDEYIYSNAVNIIEWANYIDELIPEEHIYINIYKLPEENPNGRKITIEYHGSRYDYIKELK, from the coding sequence GTGGAATTTACTTTAAACAGTGTTGAAGATACTGTAAAACTGGGTGAAAAATTAGGTAATCTATTAAATCCTGGTGATGTAATTTGTCTCATTGGTGATTTAGGTACTGGAAAAACCTATTTTGCTAAAGGAATAGCAAAGGGACTTGAAATAAAAGAACCTATAACAAGTCCTACTTTTACAATAGTAAATGAATATAGAGGCAGACTGAAACTCCATCATTTTGATGTATATAGAGTTAACGATATAGAGGACCTCCTCTCTTTAGGATTTGATGAGTATATTTATAGTAATGCTGTAAATATTATAGAATGGGCTAATTATATTGATGAACTAATACCAGAGGAACATATATACATAAATATCTATAAATTACCTGAAGAAAATCCCAATGGGAGAAAAATAACCATAGAATATCATGGCAGCAGATATGATTATATAAAGGAGTTAAAATGA
- a CDS encoding pyridoxamine 5'-phosphate oxidase family protein, with protein MSKILGNTLPADVIDLFNKELTTAIISTVTEEGFPHAMPVHLMFAPDHSTIRLALMKVHKTVANIKNNSKAFITILEGHDIALGIKGSAKVIRETMNNSSAMCMVEFKVEEIKSDTTPTVIVMEGIRNIHRTEKTKPFFRGMFDELYKG; from the coding sequence ATGAGTAAGATTTTAGGCAATACTCTTCCTGCTGATGTTATAGATTTATTTAATAAAGAACTAACTACAGCTATAATATCAACAGTTACAGAGGAAGGCTTTCCTCATGCTATGCCTGTACATTTAATGTTTGCACCAGACCATTCAACCATTAGACTGGCCCTGATGAAAGTACATAAAACCGTGGCAAACATTAAAAATAATTCAAAGGCATTTATAACAATTTTAGAAGGACACGATATAGCACTTGGAATAAAAGGAAGTGCCAAGGTAATAAGAGAAACTATGAATAATAGTTCTGCTATGTGTATGGTTGAATTTAAGGTAGAAGAAATAAAAAGTGATACGACCCCTACAGTAATAGTTATGGAGGGTATTCGTAATATTCATAGAACTGAAAAGACTAAGCCTTTTTTCAGAGGAATGTTTGATGAATTATACAAAGGTTAA
- the rimI gene encoding ribosomal protein S18-alanine N-acetyltransferase, producing the protein MNDIEISSLKLEHIDRILLIDNLCFPVPWSRESFKKEIEGNTLARYIIAKKSEFIIGYAGMWLILDEGHITTVAVHPKYRGIGAGNLLLESLIEICKIESMNSMTLEVRKSNIVAQNLYKKYGFIESGIRREYYGDNKEDAIIMWKYHI; encoded by the coding sequence ATGAATGACATAGAAATATCTTCTTTAAAATTAGAACATATTGACAGAATCCTTTTAATAGATAATTTATGTTTTCCTGTACCCTGGAGTCGTGAATCCTTTAAAAAAGAAATTGAAGGTAATACTCTGGCCCGATATATTATAGCTAAAAAATCTGAATTCATTATTGGTTATGCGGGTATGTGGCTCATATTAGATGAAGGACATATAACCACTGTAGCCGTTCATCCAAAATACAGAGGAATAGGTGCGGGAAATCTGCTCCTTGAATCCCTAATAGAAATCTGTAAAATTGAATCTATGAACAGTATGACTTTAGAAGTTAGAAAATCCAATATAGTAGCCCAAAACCTTTATAAAAAATATGGTTTTATAGAATCCGGTATAAGAAGAGAATACTATGGAGATAACAAAGAAGATGCTATAATAATGTGGAAATATCATATTTAA
- a CDS encoding HD-GYP domain-containing protein, giving the protein MLWKKKLLQVSELKPGMILANDVVFENKVLLGKDIAITESSLTQLKRNYMIDKVEVYLEGDSIEPLTFKTKTVEEVENTFNEFSSNLEDIFDKISHLKVSEIDEIRTFSKKIQEEFNSTGIVIRNIIFYGSGKNNIYRHSVNVAAISFILGKWVGLNEREINLLTYSAVLHDFGKMKLDKKILLKKTKLTSTEYEIFKTHPVIGYNFVKEIPYLDSSVSRGILMHHERIDGSGYPLGIKGDKIHKFAKIIAIADLFDRVNSNTYSKKINGPFDALKVIQEESFQKFDHAYCSMFLNHVITYFMGENVMLNNKHSFKVIQVHINDLTKPLLLGENGFLDLKKEKDLYVTKLIT; this is encoded by the coding sequence GTGTTATGGAAGAAAAAATTATTACAAGTTAGTGAATTAAAACCAGGAATGATATTGGCAAATGACGTTGTTTTTGAAAATAAGGTTCTTCTGGGCAAGGATATTGCTATTACGGAATCCTCCTTAACCCAACTAAAACGCAATTATATGATAGATAAAGTAGAAGTGTACTTAGAAGGTGACTCTATTGAACCTTTAACCTTTAAAACAAAAACTGTAGAAGAAGTTGAAAATACCTTTAATGAATTTTCTTCTAATTTAGAGGATATATTTGATAAAATATCTCACTTAAAAGTTAGCGAAATAGATGAAATAAGAACTTTTTCAAAAAAAATACAAGAGGAATTTAACTCAACAGGTATCGTTATCAGAAACATAATCTTCTATGGTAGCGGAAAGAACAATATTTATAGACATAGTGTAAATGTGGCAGCTATAAGCTTTATACTGGGTAAATGGGTTGGACTTAATGAAAGGGAAATAAACTTATTAACCTATTCTGCAGTACTGCATGATTTTGGCAAAATGAAACTGGATAAAAAAATACTTCTAAAAAAAACCAAGCTTACCTCTACAGAGTATGAAATCTTTAAAACTCACCCTGTAATAGGTTATAATTTTGTCAAGGAAATACCTTATTTAGACAGTTCTGTATCAAGAGGTATACTAATGCACCACGAAAGAATAGATGGTTCAGGATATCCACTGGGTATTAAAGGTGATAAAATTCACAAGTTCGCTAAGATAATAGCTATCGCAGATTTGTTTGATAGAGTAAATTCCAATACCTATTCTAAAAAGATCAATGGCCCCTTTGATGCATTAAAGGTAATTCAGGAAGAAAGTTTCCAAAAATTTGATCATGCATATTGCAGTATGTTTTTAAATCATGTAATAACTTACTTTATGGGTGAAAATGTTATGTTAAATAATAAACACTCTTTCAAAGTTATCCAAGTTCATATAAACGATTTGACAAAGCCTCTCTTACTGGGGGAAAATGGGTTTTTGGACTTGAAAAAAGAAAAGGATCTGTATGTTACAAAACTTATCACATAA
- a CDS encoding helix-turn-helix domain-containing protein: MDTKKFLNLLKKIEGPKLDFKQCINIDSDGGKKELAKDVCAIANSRGGRGYLIIGVEDKTKKILGIGEANFDEEKIQQIISSRIDPPIPISLEIFKYEGEKIAIITIYDGPQKPYQMRDNGSFYIRRGSTNDTMRKQEIVSALEENLSISIESCPIPRSNLNCIDSELVNKYFSFQGINVTDENKLELMENTSIVYMDKDSGKYMATLGGLLIFSKNNNVYIPHNMIRIVNKVNKDLSPISIIQGDLISIMDKTESVIEKIITAKSYPLGFVNEGIRDAIIYRDYSDFYRAIEVIIDFNSIIVTGPGILEHKRNKNEYNYMKRNMWVYEKIIALDTKKRLIRTSTGLNKMKKVFKNTVKFINSIKNNDFKIIYPGIKKFK, translated from the coding sequence ATGGATACTAAAAAATTTCTTAATTTATTAAAAAAAATAGAAGGACCTAAATTGGATTTTAAGCAGTGTATAAATATAGATAGTGATGGTGGAAAAAAGGAGTTAGCTAAAGATGTATGTGCCATAGCTAATTCTAGAGGGGGAAGAGGTTATCTCATAATAGGGGTTGAAGATAAAACAAAAAAAATACTTGGTATAGGTGAAGCAAATTTTGATGAGGAAAAAATACAGCAGATAATAAGTTCCAGAATAGATCCTCCTATACCAATTTCCTTGGAAATTTTTAAATATGAAGGTGAAAAAATAGCCATTATAACTATATACGATGGCCCTCAAAAACCCTATCAGATGAGGGACAATGGTTCTTTTTATATAAGAAGGGGATCTACAAACGATACTATGCGCAAGCAAGAAATAGTTTCTGCACTTGAAGAAAATCTCAGCATAAGTATAGAATCATGTCCCATACCCCGTAGTAATTTGAATTGCATAGATAGTGAACTGGTAAATAAATATTTTTCATTTCAAGGAATAAATGTGACAGATGAAAATAAACTAGAATTAATGGAGAATACTTCAATAGTATATATGGATAAAGATTCAGGAAAATATATGGCAACTTTAGGAGGATTATTAATTTTTTCTAAGAACAATAATGTATATATACCTCATAATATGATAAGAATAGTTAATAAGGTTAATAAAGATTTGAGTCCAATTAGTATAATCCAAGGTGATCTTATATCTATAATGGATAAAACAGAAAGTGTGATAGAAAAAATTATAACTGCAAAATCCTATCCTCTAGGATTTGTAAATGAAGGAATAAGAGATGCAATAATATATAGAGATTATTCTGATTTTTATAGAGCTATAGAAGTTATTATAGATTTTAACAGTATAATAGTTACAGGACCAGGCATTTTGGAGCATAAAAGAAATAAAAATGAATATAACTACATGAAAAGAAATATGTGGGTATATGAAAAGATAATTGCACTAGATACAAAGAAAAGGCTTATAAGAACTTCCACGGGATTAAATAAAATGAAAAAGGTATTTAAAAATACAGTTAAATTCATAAACTCTATAAAAAATAATGATTTTAAAATTATTTATCCTGGGATTAAGAAATTTAAATAG
- a CDS encoding ECF transporter S component — MEQKKLELNTLKVRDMVQVSLMAAIIYISTAIINIPTPGVIFKGVVHLGDSMVLLGAILLGKRKGFFSAAVGMCLFDILSPYAVWAPFTFFIKGIMAWIAAAIAYRKGNNGEKFANNVFAFIIACIWMILAYYVVGALMMHFVANLGLVKAFAVSAAEIPGNIAQSLMGMVIALPLSRILKRKI; from the coding sequence ATAGAACAAAAAAAATTAGAACTTAATACTTTGAAAGTAAGAGATATGGTTCAAGTATCACTTATGGCTGCAATAATTTATATTTCTACAGCTATAATTAATATACCTACACCAGGAGTTATATTTAAAGGAGTTGTACATCTTGGAGACAGCATGGTGCTTTTAGGGGCCATATTACTAGGAAAAAGAAAAGGGTTTTTTTCAGCAGCGGTAGGAATGTGTTTATTTGATATTCTTTCACCCTATGCTGTTTGGGCTCCATTTACCTTTTTTATAAAAGGAATCATGGCATGGATTGCTGCGGCTATTGCTTATAGAAAAGGAAATAATGGAGAGAAATTTGCAAATAATGTATTTGCATTTATTATAGCATGTATTTGGATGATACTAGCCTATTATGTGGTAGGTGCTTTAATGATGCATTTTGTAGCTAACTTAGGTTTAGTTAAAGCATTTGCGGTATCCGCTGCAGAGATTCCTGGAAATATAGCTCAAAGTTTGATGGGTATGGTTATAGCGCTGCCTTTAAGTAGGATACTAAAGAGAAAAATTTAA
- a CDS encoding peptide chain release factor 3: MADLKKEIERRRTFAIISHPDAGKTTLTEKLLLYGGAIRLAGSVKARRASKHAVSDWMDIEKQRGISVTSSVMQFNYNNYCINILDTPGHQDFSEDTYRTLMAADSAVMVIDAAKGVESQTKKLFNVCSLRGIPIFTFINKMDRESKDPFELMEDLEDVLGIKSYPMNWPIGSGKDFRGVYDRKKSLIEIFNGGNHGQTAVESMEGNVEDTIFKDLLGENLHEKLREDIDLLDVAGDEFDLDKVRRGSLTPVFFGSALTNFGVEPFLEEFLNLTTSPLPRESDAGEIDPFDSKFSAFVFKIQANMNPSHRDRIAFMRICSGKFKKGMEVYHMQGENKVKLSQPQQFLAQDREIIEEAYAGDIIGVFDPGIYSIGDTLCSPNKKFKFESIPTFAPEHFARVKTVDTMRRKQFIKGISEISQEGAIQVFKELHIGIEEIIIGVVGILQLEVLEYRMKNEYNTDIKIDILPYKFIRWIEHSDINLENLILTSDTKKVTDLKGRNILIFQSEWSISWALDHNKNIKLSDIGIME; the protein is encoded by the coding sequence GTGGCAGACTTAAAAAAAGAGATAGAAAGAAGAAGGACATTTGCAATAATATCTCATCCTGATGCTGGTAAAACAACTCTTACTGAAAAATTGCTATTATACGGAGGTGCCATAAGACTTGCTGGTTCAGTTAAAGCCAGAAGAGCATCCAAACATGCAGTATCGGATTGGATGGATATAGAAAAACAAAGAGGTATTTCTGTAACTTCATCAGTAATGCAGTTTAACTATAATAATTATTGTATAAATATATTGGATACACCAGGCCACCAGGATTTTAGTGAGGATACATATAGAACTTTAATGGCAGCAGATAGCGCCGTTATGGTAATAGATGCTGCAAAAGGAGTAGAATCACAAACAAAAAAACTTTTTAATGTATGCAGCCTGAGGGGAATTCCCATATTTACATTTATAAATAAAATGGATAGAGAAAGCAAAGATCCTTTCGAATTAATGGAAGATTTAGAGGATGTACTGGGCATAAAATCTTATCCTATGAATTGGCCTATAGGATCTGGAAAAGACTTCAGAGGAGTATATGACAGAAAAAAAAGTTTAATAGAAATATTTAATGGGGGTAATCATGGTCAAACAGCAGTGGAATCCATGGAAGGTAATGTAGAAGACACTATATTCAAAGACCTACTTGGAGAAAATTTGCATGAAAAGCTCCGGGAAGACATAGATCTTTTAGATGTAGCTGGAGACGAATTTGATTTAGATAAAGTTAGAAGAGGTTCTCTTACCCCTGTATTTTTCGGTAGTGCCCTAACTAATTTTGGAGTGGAACCTTTTTTAGAAGAATTTTTAAACTTAACCACATCTCCTCTGCCAAGAGAATCAGATGCTGGAGAAATTGATCCCTTTGATTCTAAATTTTCAGCTTTTGTATTTAAAATACAAGCTAATATGAATCCATCTCATAGAGACAGAATTGCATTTATGAGAATATGTTCTGGTAAATTTAAAAAGGGAATGGAAGTATATCATATGCAGGGAGAAAATAAAGTTAAACTCTCTCAGCCCCAACAATTTTTAGCCCAGGATAGAGAGATTATTGAAGAAGCCTATGCAGGAGATATAATAGGGGTATTTGATCCAGGTATTTATAGCATAGGAGATACCTTGTGTTCTCCAAATAAAAAATTTAAATTTGAAAGTATTCCTACCTTTGCCCCTGAACATTTTGCAAGAGTTAAGACTGTAGATACCATGCGAAGAAAACAATTCATAAAAGGCATTAGTGAAATCTCCCAAGAAGGTGCCATTCAGGTATTTAAAGAACTTCATATAGGCATTGAAGAAATTATTATAGGAGTAGTTGGTATACTTCAACTGGAAGTATTGGAATATAGAATGAAAAATGAATACAATACAGATATAAAAATAGATATATTGCCTTACAAGTTTATACGGTGGATAGAACATTCTGATATAAATTTAGAAAATTTAATTTTAACAAGTGATACTAAAAAAGTAACGGATTTAAAAGGTAGAAATATCTTGATATTTCAAAGCGAGTGGTCTATCAGCTGGGCTTTAGATCATAATAAAAATATAAAATTATCTGATATAGGCATAATGGAATAA
- a CDS encoding phosphatase PAP2 family protein, protein MRKFIKKISTMNEYKFYGLLNWMKNYYFIFIGSCFLLSAIYNTFHSSIVQRQNIHMFILALICFSAYSDIRKDINTISFLILCTLFFIFIFYINKNGYNFWGRMLRWQISRTIVVNLNPIFAHIPFNDGSFARIYKSETLTWFFRIVYNNGFVLPVLLALYRSAIIMDLKKMVRYTLSSHILQVFLITPFYLTFHLQEVWYVLKHPDGLVRHLATNAAAGTTLNCFPSMHTSISFAMFLLALREKNKLFKILFSFFCLSIIYSTLYLEIHWVLDVIAGMLLGYITVKLADLILNKIKIPLKRPLDIFYYKNRNSIYVDSFYISNMKN, encoded by the coding sequence ATGCGTAAGTTTATAAAAAAAATATCCACTATGAATGAATATAAATTTTATGGACTGTTGAATTGGATGAAAAATTACTATTTTATATTTATAGGTTCATGTTTCCTTTTATCAGCCATATATAACACTTTTCATTCATCTATTGTCCAAAGACAAAATATACATATGTTCATACTGGCATTAATATGTTTCTCTGCCTATTCAGATATACGGAAAGATATAAATACAATTTCATTTTTAATACTATGCACCCTATTTTTTATATTTATATTTTATATAAATAAGAATGGATATAATTTTTGGGGAAGAATGTTAAGATGGCAAATAAGCAGAACCATAGTGGTAAATTTAAATCCTATATTTGCTCATATACCTTTCAACGATGGTAGTTTCGCAAGAATTTACAAATCTGAAACTTTGACCTGGTTTTTTAGAATAGTCTATAATAACGGATTTGTATTACCTGTATTACTTGCCCTATACAGATCCGCTATAATAATGGATTTAAAAAAGATGGTGAGATACACTTTATCATCACATATACTACAGGTATTCCTGATAACACCTTTTTATCTTACCTTCCATCTGCAAGAGGTGTGGTATGTACTTAAACATCCTGATGGATTAGTCAGGCATTTAGCTACTAATGCTGCCGCTGGTACTACCCTTAACTGTTTTCCATCCATGCACACATCCATATCCTTTGCCATGTTTTTGCTTGCACTTAGAGAAAAAAATAAATTATTTAAAATTTTATTTAGTTTTTTCTGCCTCAGTATAATATATTCAACTTTATACCTAGAAATTCACTGGGTACTAGATGTTATTGCTGGAATGCTATTAGGTTATATAACTGTAAAGCTAGCAGATCTTATATTGAACAAAATTAAAATACCTCTAAAAAGACCTTTAGATATATTTTACTATAAAAATAGAAATTCTATATATGTGGATAGCTTTTATATAAGCAATATGAAAAATTAA
- the tsaB gene encoding tRNA (adenosine(37)-N6)-threonylcarbamoyltransferase complex dimerization subunit type 1 TsaB: MKILSLDSSTESATCALLDDYKLLGEITLNCKKQHSTIIMPTIDILLKNLNTDVTSLDGFVVSKGPGSFTGLRIGASVIKGLSQGTGKPFVGVSSLDALAYSLCYTPGIICPILDALRENVYTALYRFVHNKLDIITDYMAVSINDLIELVNKYHQPVCFIGDAVPKFKDILISKVKNPSFAPISLNAVKASSLGELGLHLLNSGIEDNIYNFAPFYLRKSQAEREYEKKLESCRNE; the protein is encoded by the coding sequence ATGAAAATATTGAGTTTAGATTCTTCTACTGAATCAGCAACTTGTGCCCTATTAGATGATTACAAATTGTTAGGTGAAATTACTTTAAACTGTAAAAAACAACATTCAACAATTATTATGCCTACAATAGATATACTTTTAAAAAATTTAAACACGGATGTCACTTCTCTAGACGGTTTTGTAGTATCTAAAGGTCCAGGTTCCTTTACTGGTCTCAGAATTGGGGCCTCCGTTATTAAAGGACTAAGTCAAGGTACTGGTAAACCTTTTGTGGGAGTTTCTTCACTAGATGCTCTTGCATATAGTTTGTGCTATACTCCGGGGATTATATGTCCTATATTAGATGCATTAAGAGAAAATGTATATACTGCACTATATAGATTTGTTCATAATAAATTGGATATTATAACTGATTATATGGCTGTATCCATCAATGACTTAATTGAACTTGTAAATAAGTATCACCAACCTGTATGTTTTATAGGAGATGCTGTTCCAAAATTCAAGGATATATTGATTTCAAAAGTAAAAAATCCCAGCTTTGCCCCCATAAGTTTAAATGCGGTAAAAGCTTCTTCACTTGGTGAATTAGGCTTACATCTATTGAATTCAGGCATAGAAGATAATATATATAATTTTGCCCCTTTTTACTTGAGAAAGTCACAAGCTGAAAGAGAATACGAAAAAAAATTGGAGTCTTGTAGAAATGAATGA
- the nadC gene encoding carboxylating nicotinate-nucleotide diphosphorylase, producing the protein MNYLIIDELIKNGLIEDINYGDVTTDNLFHGQEISKGKFIAKEHGIIAGIEVAERVFQILDSSIVFKKYLKDGHEVKRGDTIAYIEGSSNSILKGERVALNILQRMCGIATKTFKIVQLVKDYDVKIVDTRKTLPGFRILDKYSVRMGGGYNHRLNLSDFVMIKDNHIKAVGSIKEAVERIKSKIPFTTKIEVEVENFYQLKEALDAKVDVIMLDNMDVEHMKKAVEFVDKRVFLEASGNVNENNVADIASTGVDIISMGSLTHSVKALDISLKFQ; encoded by the coding sequence TTGAATTATTTAATAATTGATGAACTGATCAAAAATGGTCTTATAGAAGATATAAATTATGGAGATGTTACTACAGATAATTTATTTCATGGACAAGAGATTTCAAAAGGGAAGTTTATTGCGAAAGAGCATGGAATTATAGCTGGTATAGAGGTGGCTGAGAGAGTATTTCAAATTTTAGATAGCAGTATAGTATTTAAAAAATATCTAAAAGATGGACATGAGGTAAAAAGGGGAGATACTATAGCTTATATAGAAGGTAGTTCTAATAGTATATTAAAAGGGGAAAGAGTTGCTTTAAATATATTGCAGAGAATGTGCGGTATTGCTACTAAGACTTTTAAAATAGTTCAACTGGTGAAAGATTATGATGTTAAAATAGTGGATACAAGAAAAACTCTTCCTGGATTCAGAATTTTAGATAAGTATTCTGTAAGAATGGGAGGAGGATACAATCACAGACTGAATTTATCGGATTTTGTAATGATTAAAGATAATCATATAAAGGCAGTAGGTTCTATAAAAGAAGCAGTAGAAAGAATAAAAAGTAAAATCCCCTTTACTACTAAAATCGAAGTGGAAGTAGAAAATTTTTACCAGCTTAAAGAAGCCCTTGATGCAAAGGTGGATGTAATTATGCTGGACAATATGGATGTAGAACACATGAAAAAGGCAGTAGAATTCGTAGATAAAAGGGTTTTTTTAGAGGCTTCGGGAAATGTGAATGAGAATAATGTGGCAGATATTGCGTCTACTGGAGTAGATATAATATCTATGGGGAGTCTTACTCATTCTGTAAAGGCCTTGGATATAAGTTTGAAATTTCAATAA